One window from the genome of Candidatus Paceibacterota bacterium encodes:
- a CDS encoding M48 family metallopeptidase — translation MPTLYTQADNNKRSTYFLITVFLVFVIAVGWVFSEAIGSSAILWFAVIFSMLMSVGSYWYSDKLVLMMSNAHEIDHDSARDLYHLVENLCITAGLPVPKIYIIEDTAPNAFATGRDPQHAVIAVTTGLLQKLEKSELEGVLAHELSHIGNRDILLSTVVVVLVGVVALLADSFRHWAWYGGRNRDSRGKGSEYIMIIAILLSIIAPFFAMLIQLAISRKREFLADADGALLTRYPEGLANALRKISADQEPLEVANRATAHLYIANPFKGQNVSKMFMTHPPVEERIAALMGMPASGGSAEGGEVGK, via the coding sequence ATGCCAACTCTATATACACAGGCAGACAACAACAAAAGGAGCACCTATTTCCTGATCACTGTTTTTCTTGTTTTTGTGATCGCAGTCGGATGGGTTTTTTCCGAAGCGATAGGTTCCAGCGCGATCCTCTGGTTTGCGGTGATTTTCAGCATGCTTATGAGCGTCGGAAGCTATTGGTATTCCGACAAACTTGTGCTCATGATGAGCAATGCGCACGAGATCGATCACGACAGTGCGCGCGATCTTTATCATCTTGTTGAAAATCTTTGCATCACTGCCGGTCTTCCGGTTCCGAAGATCTATATCATTGAAGACACTGCGCCCAACGCTTTTGCGACAGGGCGGGACCCTCAGCATGCCGTGATCGCCGTTACGACCGGACTTCTTCAAAAATTGGAAAAGTCTGAATTGGAAGGAGTGCTTGCACACGAACTTTCCCATATAGGAAACCGGGACATCCTTCTTTCGACTGTTGTCGTTGTGCTTGTCGGAGTCGTTGCGCTTCTTGCGGATTCTTTCAGACATTGGGCTTGGTATGGAGGAAGAAACAGGGACAGCAGGGGCAAGGGCAGCGAGTATATAATGATCATCGCGATCCTGCTTTCAATTATCGCTCCTTTTTTCGCGATGCTCATTCAGCTGGCAATTTCAAGAAAGAGAGAATTTCTTGCTGATGCTGACGGAGCTCTTCTGACACGCTATCCGGAAGGACTTGCCAATGCGCTTCGGAAAATATCCGCCGATCAGGAGCCTCTCGAGGTTGCGAATCGCGCCACGGCGCACCTCTATATCGCGAATCCATTCAAAGGCCAGAATGTGAGCAAGATGTTCATGACCCATCCTCCGGTCGAAGAGAGGATCGCGGCATTGATGGGGATGCCCGCCTCCGGCGGGTCCGCAGAAGGCGGAGAGGTAGGGAAATAA
- the groL gene encoding chaperonin GroEL (60 kDa chaperone family; promotes refolding of misfolded polypeptides especially under stressful conditions; forms two stacked rings of heptamers to form a barrel-shaped 14mer; ends can be capped by GroES; misfolded proteins enter the barrel where they are refolded when GroES binds): MAKDIKFDESARQAIKAGIDKVANAVKITLGPKGRNAILDKGYGAPTITNDGVSIAKEIELEDKFENIGAELVKEVASKTNDVAGDGTTTSAVLTQAIITEGLKYVAMGVNPVGIRHGIEKAGKEVVAELRANSQKIESKAETAQVATISAEDVEIGNIIAEIMEKVGNDGVITVEESQTFGMSSDIVEGMQFDKGYISPYMITNAEKMQSELADPYILITDKKISTLNEILPILEKITQTGKKDVVIIADEVEGEALTTLIINKLRGTFSALAIKAPGFGDRRKEMLADLAAVTGGKVITEDLGLKLETATLDMLGKARKVVSTKDNTTIVDGRGDKKDIEKRVAQLRKEIEASDSDFDKEKLKERLAKLAGGVAILKVGAATESELTYKKHKVEDALAATKAAVEEGIVAGGGTALVKAGVAVKKKFDEGKFAASSLDLQDEYNAGFKILLRALEEPLRQIVQNAGKEEGAVVANLVRNSKLKNLGYNAVSNKMVDDMVKEGIIDPVKVTRSALENAISVSAMLLTTEVAITDLPEKKEHAHGGMPGGMGGMGGMGMGM, encoded by the coding sequence ATGGCAAAAGATATAAAATTCGACGAATCGGCAAGGCAGGCCATTAAGGCGGGAATAGACAAGGTTGCCAATGCCGTGAAGATCACGCTGGGCCCCAAAGGAAGAAATGCGATCCTGGACAAAGGCTATGGAGCTCCGACCATCACGAATGACGGAGTTTCGATCGCGAAAGAAATCGAGCTTGAGGATAAGTTTGAGAACATCGGTGCGGAACTGGTGAAGGAAGTCGCTTCCAAAACGAATGATGTTGCGGGAGACGGAACTACGACTTCTGCGGTCCTGACCCAGGCCATCATCACTGAAGGTCTGAAATATGTCGCTATGGGCGTGAATCCGGTCGGCATCAGACATGGAATAGAAAAAGCCGGAAAAGAAGTTGTGGCCGAGCTTCGCGCGAATTCACAGAAGATCGAGAGCAAAGCCGAGACGGCGCAGGTCGCTACGATCTCCGCGGAAGATGTTGAGATTGGGAACATTATTGCTGAAATTATGGAAAAAGTCGGAAATGACGGAGTTATAACCGTTGAAGAATCTCAGACTTTCGGTATGTCCAGCGATATAGTGGAGGGAATGCAGTTCGATAAAGGCTATATTTCTCCCTATATGATCACCAATGCGGAAAAAATGCAATCAGAACTGGCAGATCCGTATATTTTGATCACGGACAAGAAAATTTCCACATTGAACGAGATCCTTCCGATCCTGGAAAAGATAACCCAGACCGGGAAAAAGGATGTTGTCATCATTGCTGACGAAGTCGAGGGAGAAGCTCTCACGACTTTGATCATCAACAAGCTCCGCGGAACTTTCAGCGCCTTGGCGATCAAAGCTCCGGGATTCGGTGACAGAAGGAAAGAAATGCTCGCTGATCTTGCAGCTGTCACAGGAGGCAAGGTTATAACCGAGGACCTCGGATTGAAACTTGAAACTGCGACTTTGGATATGCTTGGAAAAGCGAGGAAAGTCGTTTCCACGAAAGACAATACGACTATCGTTGACGGACGGGGAGATAAGAAGGATATTGAAAAGAGAGTTGCGCAACTGAGAAAAGAAATAGAAGCTTCCGATTCCGATTTTGACAAGGAAAAGCTTAAGGAAAGATTGGCCAAGCTTGCCGGAGGAGTTGCGATCCTCAAGGTCGGAGCTGCGACTGAATCCGAGCTTACATACAAGAAACACAAAGTTGAAGACGCCTTGGCTGCAACAAAAGCCGCTGTTGAAGAGGGTATAGTTGCGGGAGGCGGAACCGCTCTGGTGAAAGCCGGTGTCGCCGTCAAAAAGAAATTCGATGAAGGAAAGTTTGCTGCATCCAGTCTGGATCTGCAGGATGAATATAATGCGGGATTCAAGATCCTTCTTCGGGCGCTTGAAGAACCGCTTCGCCAGATCGTTCAGAATGCCGGAAAAGAAGAGGGCGCTGTTGTGGCGAATCTCGTCAGAAATTCCAAGCTGAAGAACCTCGGCTATAACGCAGTATCGAATAAAATGGTGGACGACATGGTGAAAGAGGGGATAATCGACCCGGTGAAGGTCACAAGGTCCGCTCTTGAGAATGCCATCTCGGTCTCCGCGATGCTTCTTACTACGGAAGTAGCGATCACCGATCTTCCGGAAAAGAAAGAACATGCGCATGGCGGAATGCCGGGCGGCATGGGTGGAATGGGCGGCATGGGAATGGGGATGTAA
- a CDS encoding LemA family protein produces MDAILTILLIAVIILITWAIGIYNGFVTLQVRTDEAWSDIDVQLKRRYDLIPNLINTVKGYATHEKDVFEKVTQARASAMSAQGPEQKGMAENMLAGTLKSLFAVSESYPELKANQNFLELQKELSDTENKIQASRRFYNGNVRDLNTKIMVFPDSVIAGMMAIKKREFFQIEDAAQKEAPKVSF; encoded by the coding sequence ATGGATGCGATTTTAACGATTCTGCTTATTGCCGTGATCATTCTGATCACTTGGGCTATAGGCATATACAATGGGTTTGTGACCCTTCAGGTCAGGACAGATGAGGCATGGAGCGATATTGATGTCCAGTTGAAAAGAAGATATGATCTGATCCCGAACCTTATCAACACGGTAAAGGGTTATGCAACTCACGAGAAAGATGTTTTCGAGAAAGTGACCCAGGCCAGGGCGAGCGCCATGAGCGCGCAAGGTCCCGAGCAGAAAGGAATGGCGGAAAATATGCTTGCCGGAACGTTGAAAAGCCTGTTTGCGGTTTCCGAGAGCTATCCCGAGCTGAAAGCGAACCAGAACTTTTTGGAACTTCAGAAGGAGCTTTCCGACACGGAAAACAAGATCCAGGCTTCGAGAAGGTTCTATAACGGCAACGTCCGCGACCTGAACACCAAGATCATGGTTTTCCCCGACAGCGTAATTGCGGGCATGATGGCGATCAAGAAACGCGAATTCTTCCAGATCGAAGATGCGGCTCAGAAAGAAGCTCCAAAGGTCAGTTTCTAA
- a CDS encoding nucleotidyltransferase domain-containing protein, whose translation MLESKKSQELQRQILATIAYYDIFDYPLTSNEIFSYLIRRGGNENSKSEGASGDVLECLEEGEMLRSRIGVKYGFYFQRGRDEMVARRLERKKIADQKWKKARKIFWLMQVTPFLKGIFISGSLALGNSRRDSDIDLIVVAKSGRIWTVRTFITILTSLLFAKRHGKVTKDMICLNHYITDRSLKIPFESLYNAESYIHLVNLYKHPKDLRLFQEFQIENEWMGNYVENCRGSELGSSRSIKRSAVLSFISSVSGFMLSNVIGDVLEKKLSEFQSRRIKSDPLYKKSGGRITIGDDQLEFHPDSHERFVIPEFNSRMEKMGLAEFAGQKDSGLNK comes from the coding sequence ATGCTAGAATCAAAAAAAAGTCAAGAGCTTCAAAGGCAGATCCTTGCCACGATCGCATACTATGACATATTTGATTATCCTCTGACTTCGAATGAGATTTTTTCATATCTGATTAGAAGAGGCGGGAACGAAAACAGCAAGAGCGAAGGAGCGTCAGGGGATGTTTTGGAGTGTCTGGAAGAGGGCGAGATGTTGAGAAGCAGGATCGGTGTGAAATACGGTTTTTATTTCCAGAGAGGCCGGGATGAGATGGTCGCCAGGAGGCTGGAGCGGAAAAAAATAGCGGACCAAAAATGGAAGAAGGCCAGAAAGATCTTTTGGCTGATGCAAGTCACGCCATTTTTGAAAGGCATCTTCATAAGCGGGTCTCTTGCGCTCGGGAACAGCAGGCGGGACTCGGACATAGACCTTATCGTTGTGGCAAAGTCCGGAAGGATATGGACGGTGAGGACGTTCATAACCATTCTGACTTCGCTTCTTTTTGCAAAAAGGCATGGCAAGGTGACGAAAGATATGATCTGTCTTAACCATTATATTACCGACAGATCTCTCAAGATACCTTTTGAAAGCTTGTATAACGCCGAGAGCTATATACATCTGGTCAATTTATACAAACATCCGAAAGACCTCAGGCTTTTTCAAGAGTTTCAGATAGAAAACGAATGGATGGGAAATTATGTCGAAAATTGCAGGGGTTCAGAGCTTGGGAGCTCGAGGAGCATAAAAAGAAGCGCTGTGCTTTCTTTTATTTCTTCAGTATCCGGTTTTATGCTGTCGAACGTGATCGGGGATGTGCTGGAGAAAAAACTCTCCGAATTTCAAAGCAGAAGAATAAAGAGCGATCCGTTGTATAAAAAATCCGGAGGCCGGATAACGATAGGCGATGATCAGCTCGAATTTCATCCGGATTCTCATGAAAGATTCGTGATCCCGGAATTCAACTCCCGCATGGAAAAGATGGGGCTTGCTGAATTTGCAGGGCAGAAAGATTCGGGACTGAATAAATAG
- a CDS encoding S-adenosylmethionine decarboxylase, whose product MNNRGIHILADFYECDFDKISRLSKKIKQLFSSMIKDSGLTEVGSLYHFFDKINFTMITAISESHVAVHTWPEDHYVSAGIFVCNYSKNNEVSASRVYEDLLLLFSSKKAHRRIINR is encoded by the coding sequence ATGAATAATAGAGGAATACATATTTTAGCTGATTTTTATGAATGCGATTTCGATAAGATATCAAGGCTTTCAAAAAAAATAAAACAATTATTTTCTTCTATGATTAAGGATAGTGGACTGACAGAAGTAGGGAGCCTGTATCATTTTTTTGATAAAATTAACTTTACAATGATTACTGCAATCAGTGAATCTCACGTAGCTGTACATACTTGGCCCGAAGATCATTATGTTTCGGCTGGTATATTTGTATGTAATTACTCGAAAAATAATGAAGTTTCGGCAAGTCGAGTATATGAGGATTTACTTTTGTTGTTTTCTTCCAAAAAAGCTCACAGGAGGATTATAAATAGATAA
- a CDS encoding pilin, protein MFQARNKLMLCIVFAFAFFLGNVENARAVCAPEDPTVVINPALNFGAEESVLGYTLTVTNNDDDPPCVAGVDDRVFSLTITLPAAPCIEDSWTETLPLNTPAIVPGGFVNIPFTVTSCRGPYTSADSFSFTITASQGGDSGSDSAVYDITGSSSEICDDSPGLPADDDGDGFINCDDSDCLGNPACCGNGIIEGLEACDGLTNCPLPKLCSVSCGACNLPLTPPSTAGPCEPRGKIGGLVPCGRVLNDPVTPWNETAPCNLCHVVPTIYNIINYLIGIVGIFTILFIVLGMLMSITSIGGSGGLAAVKLVISKSVLGFVAVLVAWLIVNLVMVLFGFSDPMGDGSWRKISCNLDTTFCGDGIVNGVEVCEPGVTPDMDCQAVLGVGYPLHCAGIEVAGKRSCNCTCNGWNECTANAPTPIDGNYGQCNNATTYVLDYACCDLVSCGADACCGGANSGPSSLPPGYVFSESIGYSGGNCVLGQSTRDWAIGINHTTGYFQCWK, encoded by the coding sequence ATGTTTCAAGCGCGAAACAAATTGATGTTGTGCATTGTTTTTGCTTTTGCCTTTTTTTTGGGAAATGTTGAAAATGCAAGGGCAGTGTGTGCGCCGGAAGATCCAACTGTTGTTATTAATCCAGCTTTAAACTTTGGAGCAGAAGAAAGCGTATTGGGTTACACTTTGACCGTGACCAATAATGACGATGATCCTCCTTGCGTAGCCGGCGTAGATGATAGAGTTTTTTCATTAACGATAACATTACCAGCAGCTCCATGTATAGAAGATAGCTGGACTGAAACTCTTCCTTTAAATACTCCTGCAATTGTTCCCGGAGGTTTTGTTAATATTCCATTCACTGTAACTTCCTGCAGAGGGCCTTATACTTCCGCAGACAGTTTTTCTTTCACAATAACCGCATCGCAGGGAGGAGATTCCGGGAGTGATTCGGCCGTTTATGACATCACCGGTTCATCCTCTGAAATATGTGACGATAGTCCAGGTTTGCCGGCTGACGATGATGGAGATGGGTTTATTAATTGTGATGATTCGGATTGTCTTGGAAATCCGGCTTGTTGCGGAAATGGCATAATAGAAGGCTTGGAAGCTTGCGATGGTCTGACGAATTGTCCTTTGCCTAAATTGTGTAGCGTTTCTTGTGGTGCATGCAATTTGCCCCTAACTCCGCCGTCAACCGCAGGACCTTGTGAGCCTCGGGGAAAAATAGGGGGTTTGGTTCCTTGTGGAAGGGTCTTGAACGATCCCGTGACTCCCTGGAATGAAACGGCGCCATGCAATCTTTGCCACGTTGTTCCCACGATCTATAATATAATAAATTATCTCATCGGGATCGTCGGCATATTCACGATACTTTTCATCGTGCTCGGAATGCTGATGTCCATAACTTCCATTGGGGGATCGGGCGGATTGGCTGCTGTTAAGTTGGTGATTTCCAAATCCGTTCTTGGATTTGTGGCTGTTCTTGTTGCCTGGCTTATTGTGAATTTGGTCATGGTGCTTTTTGGATTCAGCGATCCGATGGGGGACGGCAGCTGGAGAAAGATCAGCTGTAATCTGGATACCACTTTTTGCGGTGATGGAATAGTGAATGGGGTTGAAGTTTGTGAGCCTGGTGTTACTCCCGACATGGATTGCCAGGCCGTGCTTGGTGTAGGCTATCCTCTTCATTGCGCCGGTATTGAGGTTGCTGGAAAGCGAAGTTGCAATTGTACTTGCAATGGCTGGAATGAGTGCACTGCTAATGCGCCAACGCCAATCGATGGTAATTATGGTCAATGCAATAATGCCACAACCTATGTTCTTGATTATGCCTGCTGCGATTTGGTAAGTTGCGGAGCTGATGCGTGCTGTGGGGGCGCCAACAGTGGTCCTTCATCGCTTCCTCCTGGATATGTGTTCAGTGAATCCATTGGTTATAGCGGGGGTAATTGTGTATTGGGACAAAGTACCAGAGATTGGGCCATAGGAATAAATCATACAACCGGCTATTTTCAATGCTGGAAATAA
- the uvrA gene encoding excinuclease ABC subunit UvrA, whose translation MNKAKISIKGARVHNLKNISVDIPRGKLVVVTGPSGSGKSSLVFDTIYAEGQRRYLENISDYPKQFVNLLNKPDVDQIEGLSPSISIDERSASRNPRSTVGTMTEIYDYMRIMFSTVGEVHCSSCKGELKKQTSGQIVNEIVGLADDARVIIMAPLGNLDKDGCIRAINKYSKTGYQRVRFDGEIKQMSEIDKAGLGEKDKHGVDMVIDRFNKQEKKVAYESILDSVETAFSMSGGFVIVNYFSLKKEESRELFFSDHLYCSNCRTTFPDIEPRLFSFNNPYGACPSCTGLGVKLEIDAKMIIPNKSLTLAEGAIRPWANLLNKWEEYINTLDHISKKHKIPIDIPVSRMSKKDLDFVLYGDKEAEEGKRGAEVSAGHESFRGAVKILEGKYYETNSDYVRSELEKYMTKKICPECLGDRLNRNALAVRICGKSISEITKLTVLEEIGFFKALAHDRKFSGSKPLIEEILKRLYFLDDIGLNYLSLMRSSETISSGEARRIKLSTQLSARLQGILYVLDEPSIGLHRRDNGKLLDAMKNLRDLGNSVLVVEHDEFFIRNADHIIDMGPKSGEAGGRIIAEGSLKHIMGEQCITGCYLSGRRKIEAPKKYRNGSGHFITIKGATDHNLKNVDAKIPLGKFVCVTGVSGSGKSSLIIGILSKALSKKFHRAQAEPGIHKEILGYEKLSKVINIDQSPIGRTPRSNPATYTGIFTHVRDLFASTGEGKSRNYKAGHFSFNVKGGRCENCKGDGATKIEMYFLPDVYTKCEQCNGKRYNSETLEIEYKGVNIADVLDMTVSHALKFFKDTPALFTKLSILDSVGLGYMRLGQSATTLSGGEAQRIKLATELSRPAKEGKTLYILDEPTVGLHFEDTRKLLGVLNRLVDRGNTVLVIEHNMEVIKCADWVIDLGPEGGDKGGYIVAQGTPKQILKAKNSYTGKYLHEVM comes from the coding sequence ATGAACAAAGCAAAAATATCGATCAAGGGAGCGAGGGTGCACAATCTGAAAAACATCAGCGTGGATATTCCGAGAGGAAAGCTGGTGGTGGTGACCGGTCCGTCCGGTTCCGGAAAGTCGTCATTGGTATTCGATACGATCTATGCCGAAGGCCAGAGAAGATATCTTGAAAATATTTCGGACTATCCGAAGCAGTTCGTAAATCTTCTGAATAAGCCCGATGTGGATCAGATCGAGGGTCTTTCTCCTTCGATCTCGATCGATGAAAGAAGCGCGAGCAGAAATCCCCGTTCGACAGTTGGAACCATGACGGAGATCTATGACTACATGAGGATAATGTTCTCGACGGTGGGCGAGGTCCATTGTTCGAGCTGCAAAGGCGAGCTGAAAAAACAGACCTCCGGCCAGATCGTGAACGAAATCGTGGGTCTTGCGGACGATGCGCGGGTCATAATTATGGCGCCGCTTGGAAACCTGGATAAGGACGGCTGCATAAGGGCGATCAATAAATATTCCAAAACAGGTTATCAGAGGGTCAGATTTGACGGAGAGATAAAGCAGATGTCGGAGATCGACAAGGCCGGATTGGGCGAAAAAGACAAGCATGGGGTTGATATGGTCATCGACAGATTCAACAAGCAGGAAAAGAAAGTTGCATATGAAAGCATCCTGGATTCGGTTGAGACGGCTTTTTCGATGTCGGGAGGATTTGTGATCGTGAATTATTTCTCTTTGAAAAAAGAAGAGAGCAGGGAATTGTTCTTTTCAGACCATCTGTATTGTTCGAACTGCAGGACGACATTTCCGGATATTGAGCCCAGGCTGTTCTCTTTCAATAACCCCTATGGCGCATGTCCGTCTTGCACGGGACTGGGTGTCAAACTGGAAATAGACGCAAAAATGATAATTCCGAACAAATCCCTGACCCTGGCTGAGGGCGCGATCAGGCCCTGGGCGAATCTTCTCAATAAGTGGGAAGAATATATCAATACCCTGGATCACATTTCAAAAAAGCATAAGATACCCATCGATATACCGGTGAGCAGAATGTCCAAAAAAGACCTTGATTTCGTTTTATACGGAGACAAAGAAGCGGAAGAAGGGAAGAGGGGGGCGGAAGTTTCCGCGGGCCATGAAAGCTTCCGGGGCGCAGTGAAGATACTTGAAGGAAAATATTATGAAACGAACTCGGACTATGTCAGAAGCGAGCTTGAAAAATATATGACAAAGAAGATCTGCCCGGAATGTCTCGGAGACAGGCTCAACAGGAATGCGCTTGCTGTCAGGATCTGCGGCAAATCCATAAGCGAAATAACCAAGCTGACCGTGCTTGAAGAGATCGGATTTTTCAAAGCGCTGGCGCATGACAGGAAATTTTCAGGATCAAAACCGCTGATCGAGGAGATCCTCAAGCGATTATATTTTTTGGACGATATCGGACTGAATTATCTTTCGCTCATGAGATCTTCCGAGACCATTTCGTCCGGAGAGGCAAGAAGGATCAAGCTGTCCACCCAGCTCAGCGCAAGACTGCAGGGGATCCTATATGTCCTGGATGAGCCGTCGATCGGACTTCACAGGAGGGACAACGGGAAACTTCTTGACGCTATGAAGAACCTCCGGGACCTCGGGAATTCGGTGCTGGTCGTCGAACACGATGAATTTTTCATAAGAAATGCAGATCATATAATAGACATGGGGCCCAAGTCGGGCGAAGCGGGCGGAAGGATAATCGCAGAAGGTTCGCTGAAGCATATAATGGGCGAACAATGCATCACGGGCTGTTATCTTTCGGGGCGGAGGAAGATCGAAGCGCCGAAAAAATACAGGAACGGAAGCGGACATTTCATCACCATAAAAGGCGCGACGGATCACAACTTGAAAAATGTCGATGCAAAGATCCCTCTTGGAAAATTCGTATGCGTGACGGGGGTTTCCGGTTCCGGAAAATCAAGCCTCATCATCGGGATCCTTTCCAAGGCGCTTTCGAAAAAATTCCACAGAGCTCAGGCTGAGCCTGGAATACACAAAGAGATATTGGGATATGAAAAGCTTTCAAAGGTGATAAACATCGACCAGTCTCCGATCGGGCGCACTCCGAGGAGCAATCCGGCGACATATACCGGGATATTCACGCATGTGAGGGATCTTTTCGCATCCACCGGCGAGGGGAAATCCAGGAACTATAAGGCAGGGCATTTCAGTTTCAATGTGAAGGGCGGGAGGTGCGAGAACTGCAAGGGAGACGGAGCCACAAAGATCGAGATGTATTTCCTGCCGGATGTTTATACCAAGTGCGAACAATGCAACGGAAAAAGATATAATAGCGAAACTTTGGAAATAGAATATAAAGGCGTGAACATCGCCGATGTTCTCGACATGACCGTAAGCCATGCCCTGAAATTCTTCAAGGATACGCCGGCACTTTTCACAAAGCTGTCGATTCTCGATAGCGTCGGTTTGGGATATATGAGACTGGGTCAGAGCGCGACTACCCTTTCCGGAGGCGAGGCGCAGAGGATAAAGCTGGCAACCGAGCTTTCCCGTCCCGCAAAAGAGGGGAAGACTCTTTATATTCTCGATGAGCCGACCGTGGGATTGCACTTCGAAGATACAAGAAAGTTGCTTGGAGTTCTGAACAGGCTTGTAGACAGGGGAAACACAGTTCTGGTGATCGAACATAATATGGAAGTCATAAAGTGCGCCGACTGGGTCATTGACCTTGGTCCCGAGGGCGGAGACAAGGGTGGATACATAGTTGCCCAGGGGACTCCGAAACAGATACTGAAAGCAAAGAACAGTTACACCGGAAAATATTTGCACGAAGTGATGTAG
- the groES gene encoding co-chaperone GroES: MKLKPLGNKIILEAVSKEEKTKSGIIIPDTVDKDKPEQGKVLAVGPGKIDDAGKRIPMDVKVGDTVLFSKYSPTEIKIDGKEYLVVSDEDIMAIVEGK; encoded by the coding sequence ATGAAGCTGAAACCTCTCGGAAACAAGATCATCCTGGAAGCTGTTTCCAAAGAAGAAAAAACAAAAAGCGGGATCATAATTCCCGATACGGTTGACAAGGACAAGCCGGAACAGGGGAAAGTTCTCGCTGTCGGTCCGGGAAAAATTGACGATGCCGGAAAGCGGATCCCGATGGATGTCAAAGTCGGTGACACTGTGCTTTTTTCAAAATACAGCCCGACGGAGATCAAGATCGACGGCAAAGAATATCTTGTCGTTTCGGACGAAGACATTATGGCGATCGTTGAAGGAAAATAG
- a CDS encoding thrombospondin type 3 repeat-containing protein, translated as MLEIIILMFSKRIKIIIVGVLAVILAVVLIFSFGLKRKKPDTGNVVDPNGKTTEEKKVEDIISEDNDILNILADLKRDHPEFSEAQIEFFRETAKHSINSIGPCLGRGDRSECIASVAFIRADSGICGEIQIQEKIIGCMNVIVEKRSEGRISKCQSLDGGNYVNCIGQIFILYNRTEDCVNLNSEKALNTCEEVFLYRKAFVERDLKICSEIIDDKLKNFCLENKMIKDSDGDGLSDGDETLKYKTDPDDSDTDGDGYSDGNEVKNGFNPLGAGKME; from the coding sequence ATGCTGGAAATAATCATCCTTATGTTCAGTAAGAGAATAAAAATAATAATTGTCGGGGTTCTGGCAGTGATCTTGGCTGTTGTTTTGATATTTTCTTTCGGACTCAAGAGGAAAAAACCAGATACGGGGAATGTAGTGGATCCTAATGGAAAAACAACCGAAGAAAAGAAGGTCGAGGACATAATAAGCGAAGATAATGATATTTTGAATATTTTGGCGGATTTGAAGAGAGATCATCCGGAATTCAGCGAAGCGCAAATTGAATTTTTCCGTGAAACGGCAAAACACAGCATAAACTCCATCGGCCCATGTTTGGGAAGGGGTGATAGAAGTGAATGTATCGCGTCCGTCGCTTTTATCAGGGCGGATAGCGGTATTTGTGGAGAGATCCAGATCCAAGAAAAAATTATTGGATGTATGAATGTCATTGTGGAAAAGCGTAGCGAGGGGAGGATCAGCAAATGCCAATCGCTTGATGGCGGGAATTATGTGAATTGCATAGGACAAATATTTATACTCTACAATAGAACGGAAGATTGCGTGAATTTGAATTCCGAAAAAGCTCTAAATACATGCGAGGAGGTATTTCTTTACAGAAAGGCATTTGTAGAGCGCGATCTGAAAATATGCAGTGAAATTATTGATGATAAATTGAAGAATTTTTGCCTCGAAAATAAAATGATCAAGGATAGCGATGGCGACGGGCTTTCCGATGGCGATGAAACTTTGAAATATAAAACCGATCCCGATGACTCCGACACTGATGGCGACGGTTATTCCGATGGCAACGAGGTGAAAAACGGATTCAATCCTCTTGGTGCGGGAAAAATGGAATAA